In Cryptococcus deuterogattii R265 chromosome 4, complete sequence, a genomic segment contains:
- a CDS encoding glutamine-tRNA ligase, producing the protein MPPKFDPNSPENAPLIQLFQSLGLASNSATELVRQPKSGKAFKSLIDEYSLADSKYDEKQAGALVKLSSVSGRLSKEQKDFLVGKIVKGDVKTADQITAAVKFAEKNPDLKANEEAFDKECGVGVNITLADLPELLKSYLTSLPSPPEGWNSLGPILGGIKAGASDLRWANAVEVKSSLESIFVSLFGTKEAAAAAAAAKPKTKAPKAAEKPKPVSTTAAVATQSSSATPAIPTNIFEEGFLSEFHKVGENPQSDPKLKEEHLAWTKGQVYTRFPPEPNGYLHIGHVKAIMVDFGYAKYHGGRTYLRYDDTNPEAEEGRYFQSILETVRWLGFEPWKITYSSDNFDRLYELAVELIRRGKGYVCTCDAEKIKEDRGMGKGNPIPCVHRDRPVEESLREFERMKNGEYKEKEACLRMKMDLNSGNPYMWDTIAYRVKNAPHHRTGDKWKIYPTYDFTHCLCDSIENITHSLCTVEFIPARESYEWLCDALGVYKARQYEFARLNLQGTFLSKRKIAKLVQNGHVKDWDDPRLYTIIALRRRGIPPGALLSFVSELGVTNIPSTTEIQKFESCIRGYLESSAPRLMMVLNPIKIIIDNVPDDYRVQVEVPLHPKIPAMGTVQTIFTKEVYIDADDFREIDSPDYFRLAPGKSVGLFKAPYPVTCTSFTKDPVTGRVTEVHCTLAGEGFKKPKAYIQWVNAPEAVKIDEVRYFRKLFKSEPPPANYEADVDPDSLEVYTNAVIEPAFYELAKKQMSDARKDSEERTKKAVEQAAKPDTSSAPVEGSAAAQHKEEEPVATAEQLVGNENIRFQGMRLAYFTLDRESKLGCLENDEVKGRSEGDKIILNRIVSLKEDAGKSA; encoded by the exons ATGCCTCCTAAATTTGACCCCAACTCCCCAGAAAATGCTCCTCTCATTCAGCTCTTCCAAAGTCTCGGCCTCGCCAGCAACTCTGCCACAGAGCTCGTTCGTCAGCCAAAGTCTGGAAAGGCTTTCAAGTCCCTGATCGACGAGTACAGTCTTGCAGACAGCAAGTACGATGAGAAGCAGGCCGGAGCTCTTGTAAAGCTCAGCTCAGTGAGTGGCAGGCTGAGcaaggagcagaaggatTTTCTCGTGGGGAAGATTGTGAAGGGAGATGTGAAGACTGCAGACCAGATTACAG CGGCAGTCAAGTTTGCAGAGAAAAACCCCGACTTGAAGGCGAATGAGGAGGCTTTTGACAAGGAATGTGGTGTTG GTGTCAACATCACTCTTGCCGACCTTCCTGAACTCCTTAAATCATATCTcacttcccttccttcacctcctgAGGGTTGGAACAGTCTTGGTCCTATTCTTGGCGGCATTAAGGCTGGTGCTTCTGACCTTCG ATGGGCCAACGCCGTGGAAGTCAAATCTTCCCTCGAAtccatcttcgtctctcTTTTTGGTACCAAGGAAGCCGCcgctgccgctgccgctgctAAGCCCAAAACAAAGGCTCCCAAGGCCGCTGAAAAACCTAAACCTGTCTCCACTACCGCCGCTGTTGCTACCCAGTCATCCTCTGCTACTCCTGCTATTCCTACAAACATTTTTGAGGAGGGCTTCCTTTCCGAGTTCCATAAGGTCGGTGAAAACCCCCAGAGTGATCCcaagttgaaggaggagcatTTGGCGTGGACAAAGGGGCAGGTGTACACTCGATTCCCGCCAGAGCCCAATGGATACCTCCATATTGGTCACGTCAAAGCTATTATGGTCGATTTCGGTTATGCCAAGTACCACGGTGGTCGAACATATCTTAG ATACGACGATACCAATCCcgaagctgaagaaggtcgaTACTTCCAGTCTATCCTCGAAACTGTCCGATGGCTTGGTTTCGAGCCTTGGAAGATCACTTACTCAAGTGACAACTTTGACAGGTTGTACGAGCTTGCGGTTGAATTGATTCGACGGGGAAAGGGATACGTCTGTACTTGTGACG CTGAGAAGATTAAGGAAGACCGAGGTATGGGCAAGGGTAACCCCATCCCTTGCGTGCACCGAGACCGGCCCGTCGAGGAGTCTCTCCGTGAGTTTGAGCGAATGAAAAATGGCGAAtacaaggagaaggaagcgtgcttgaggatgaagatggactTGAACAGTGGCAACCCTTATATGTGGGATACTATTGCCTACCGGGTCAAAAACGCCCCTCATCACAGAACTGGTGACAAGTGGA AGATCTACCCTACTTACGACTTTACCCACTGTCTCTGTGATAGTATTGAGAACATCAC TCACTCTCTCTGTACCGTCGAATTCATTCCCGCTCGTGAATCCTACGAATGGCTCTGTGATGCCCTCGGCGTCTACAAGGCTCGTCAGTACGAATTCGCCCGTCTCAACCTCCAGGGTactttcctctccaaacGGAAAATTGCAAAGCTTGTCCAGAACGGCCACGTCAAGGACTGGGATGACCCCCGTCTTTACACTATCATCGCCCTTCGTCGACGCGGTATTCCTCCGGGCGCCTTGTTATCCTTTGTTTCCGAGCTTGGTGTGACCAACATCCCTTCCACCACTGAAATTCAAAAGTTTGAGTCTTGCATCCGAGGTTACCTTGAGAGCTCCGCACCTAGGTTGATGATGGTCCTCAACCCTATCAagatcatcatcgacaATGTCCCCGACGATTACCGTGTTCAGGTCGAAGTGCCTCTCCATCCCAAGATCCCTGCTATGGGCACTGTCCaaaccatcttcaccaagGAAGTCTACATCGACGCCGACGACTTCAGAGAGATCGATTCTCCTGACTACTTCCGTCTGGCTCCCGGCAAGTCAGTCGGTTTGTTCAAGGCTCCTTACCCTGTTACTTGTACATCCTTCACCAAGGACCCCGTTACCGGTCGTGTTACAGAGGTACACTGCACACTCGCCGGCGAAGGGTTCAAGAAGCCCAAAGCGTACATCCAATGGGTCAACGCGCCCGAGGCGGTCAAGATCGACGAAGTGCGATACTTTAGGAAGCTTTTCAAGTCTGAACCCCCTCCTGCTAACTATGAGGCGGATGTCGACCCCGACTCTCTTGAAGTTTACACCAACGCTGTGATCGAGCCTGCTTTCTATGAGCTCGCCAAGAAGCAGATGTCTGATGCGAGGAAGGACAGTGAAGAACGTACGAAGAAGGCTGTCGAGCAGGCTGCTAAGCCTGATACGTCTTCTGCTCCTGTGGAAGGCAGCGCAGCGGCTCAGCacaaggaggaagagcccGTTGCCACAGCTGAGCAGCTGGTCGGTAACGAGAACATCAGATTCCAGGGTATGAGGCTGGCGTACTTCACTCTGGACAGGGAAAGCAAGTTGGGCTGCTTGGAGAATGACGAAGTCAAGGGTAGGAGCGAGGGTGACAAAATTATACTTAACAGGATTGTCTCGCTTAAGGAGGATGCGGGCAAAAGCGCATAG
- a CDS encoding pre-mRNA-processing factor 6, with protein MSNVGTVKHIPKEVRYNFLNMAAPASYVAGLGRGASGFTTRSDIGPARAGPSAEVVAEAQARRGEEEIPDPDAFQDPDDERNLFAGTVYEADDEEADRVWDSVDARMDARRKARRDAAEAKAAAEERARNPKLQTQFADLKRSLSSLNDADWDAIPEAGNLTGKRRKANLRMEENQNGRSYNVSDTVIADAVKRNAMVGELDPAEAGIGIDGTETDLVSIGNARDRVLSLQLDQATRDASNGSSTSIDPKGYMTALNSQIVQTDAQIGDIKQARQLLQNLIQSNPKHAPGWIAAASLEVHAKKMVAARKIIAEGCEKCPKNEDVWFHAAELNTPENAKVILGRAIQHVPQSVKIWLKAASLETDINAKKRVLRKALEFVPNSVGLWKETVNLEDDPEDARVLLTRAVEVIPNSVELWLTLARLETPENAKQVLNSARKRIPTSHEIWIAAGRLAEQSPTAVAVKPEVKMEDEAEYEAEQRKKLAQQVNKLMAGAVNSLRKNQVILSREQWLQEAEKCEQDGSPLTAQAIVKATIAQDVEEEDRRSVWIEDAERATKGGFYEVARACYAVTLEAFPTTPSVWRKAAEFEKAHGTPDAVQEILAQGSQQCPHAEVLWLMAAKEKWVGGDIPGAQAILAEAFKANEDSESIFLAAAKLAAETGEMEAAIQILEKAKAQADTERVWMKSAVLLRQLGKLDEALSTLEVAIKKFASFDKLHMIRGQIYESRNEVALARNAYAQGCRSCPKSIPLWILSARLEEKAGVTIKARALLEKARLHNPKNDELWAESIKIEERTGSTQQAKSVLARAMQECPASPLLWSMAIFMEAPQQRKGRSVDAIKKAGEHPAVILAVARNFWSERKIEKTRQWMANAITADEDWGDAWGYWLKFERQHGEKERQEAVIEKCIAASPHHGPVWQSVSKDLANVGKSTREILELVADKIE; from the exons ATGTCCAACGTCGGTACAGTGAAGCATATTCCCAAGGAAGTGCGATACAACTTCCTCAAC ATGGCCGCTCCGGCGAGCTATGTTGCTGGTCTCGGTCGAGG TGCTTCTGGTTTCACAACTCGATCCGATATTGGTCCCGCCCGAGCTGGCCCTAGTGCAGAGGTTGTTGCGGAAGCTCAAGCTCGCcgtggtgaagaagaaatccCTGATCCAGATGCTTTTCAAGATCCAGATGACGAAAGGAACTTGTTTGCGGGTACAGTTTATGAagcggatgatgaagaggccgaCAGGGTGTGGGACAGCGTCGATGCCAGAATGGAtgcgagaaggaaggccaGACG GGACGCTGCAGAAGCGAAAGCTGCGGCTGAAGAGCGCGCTCGCAATCCTAAACTTCAAACACAATTTGCAGACTTAAAGCGATCTCTCTCGAGCCTTAACGATGCTGACTGGGACGCCATCCCTGAAGCAGGAAACTTGactgggaaaaggagaaaagccAACTTgcgaatggaagaaaatcaaaatggaagaagctaCAATGTCAGCGACACTGTTATTGCAGATGCCGTGAAGAGAAATGCTATGGTAGGAGAGTTGGATCCGGCGGAA GCCGGTATTGGTATCGATGGCACCGAAACAGATCTTGTTTCTATCGGTAATGCCAGAGACAGAGTACTGTCACTGCAGCTTGACCAA GCCACACGAGATGCCTCAAACGGCTCTTCTACCAGCATCGACCCTAAGGGCTATATGACCGCTCTTAACAGCCAAATTGTTCAAACAGATGCTCAAATCGGTGACATCAAGCAGGCTCGCCAACTCTTGCAAAACCTCATTCAGTCCAATCCGAAACACGCCCCAGGATGGATCGCCGCTGCCTCTTTGGAAGTACACGCCAAAAAGATGGTCGCTGCCAGAAAGATTATCGCTGAAGGATGTGAGAAGTGTCCGAAGAACGAGGATGTTTGGTTCCATGCCGCTGAACTCAACACACCGGAGAATGCGAAAGTCATCTTGGGTCGAGCTATACAGCACGTTCCTCAATCTGTCAAAATCTGGCTCAAGGCTGCCTCTCTAGAAACAGACATCAACGCCAAGAAGCGTGTTCTCCGAAAAGCTCTTGAATTCGTTCCCAACTCTGTTGGATTGTGGAAAGAGACTGTCAATCTCGAAGATGATCCCGAAGACGCCCGTGTCCTCCTTACTCGTGCTGTCGAAGTCATTCCCAACTCTGTGGAGCTGTGGCTCACTTTAGCGCGTCTTGAAACTCCTGAAAACGCCAAGCAGGTTCTCAATTCTGCACGCAAGCGTATTCCTACCTCCCACGAAATCTGGATTGCTGCCGGTAGGCTTGCTGAACAGTCACCTACCGCCGTGGCTGTCAAGCCAGAGGtcaagatggaggatgaggcgGAGTACGAGGCTGagcagagaaagaagcttgCTCAGCAGGTCAACAAGCTCATGGCTGGTGCTGTCAACTCATTACGCAAAAACCAGGTCATCCTTTCGCGAGAACAGTGGTTGCAAGAGGCTGAGAAATGTGAACAAGACGGCTCACCTCTTACAGCACAGGCTATTGTGAAGGCTACCATCGCCCAGGacgtcgaagaagaggacaggCGGTCTGTCTGGATTGAAGATGCGGAGAGGGCAACGAAAGGCGGATTCTACGAGGTCGCGAGGGCTTGTTACGCTGTCACTCTTGAGGCTTTCCCTACTACCCCGTCAGTCTGGAGAAAAGCCGCTGAGTTCGAAAAGGCCCACGGCACACC CGATGCTGTCCAAGAAATTCTGGCCCAGGGCTCCCAACAATGTCCCCATGCGGAGGTCCTCTGGCTTATGGCCgcgaaagagaaatggGTCGGCGGTGATATCCCCGGGGCTCAGGCCATCCTTGCCGAAGCTTTCAAGGCAAACGAGGATTCCGAATCTATCTTCCTTGCTGCCGCCAAACTCGCAGCTGAGACCggtgagatggaagctgcTATCCAAATTCTcgagaaggccaaggcACAGGCGGACACAGAGAGGGTCTGGATGAAGTCGGCAGTACTATTGAGGCAATTGGGCAAGTTGGACGAAGCCCTTTCGACGTTGGAGGTTGCTATCAAGAAATTCGCTTCTTTTGACAAGTTGCACATGATCCGAGGGCAGATCTACGAGTCCCGTAATGAAGTTGCGCTCGCCCGAAATGCCTATGCTCAAGGATGCCGATCATGTCCGAAAAGTATCCCATTATGGATCTTGTCAGCTCGCCTGGAAGAGAAGGCCGGTGTGACAATTAAAGCGAGGGCGTTGCTCGAAAAGGCGAGGTTGCATAATCCCAAGAATGATGAATTATGGGCGGAAAGTATCAAGATTGAAGAACGAACGGGCAGCACACAGCAGGCGAAATCTGTCCTTGCTCGAG CGATGCAAGAGTGTCCcgcctctcctcttctttggtcCATGGCAATCTTCATGGAGGCTCCTCAACAACGAAAAGGTCGTTCTGTTGACGCCATCAAAAAGGCCGGCGAGCATCCAGCCGTTATCTTAGCGGTCGCGAGGAACTTTTGGAGTGAAAGGAAGATTGAAAAGACAAGACAATGGATGGCTAACGCTATCACGGCCGATGAAGATTGGGGAGATGCCTGGGGATATTGGCTGAAGTTTGAGAGGCAGCATGGAGAGAAA GAACGCCAAGAAGCGGTCATTGAAAAGTGCATCGCGGCCTCACCGCACCATGGCCCGGTGTGGCAGTCGGTATCAAAGGATTTGGCCAACGTTGGCAAGTCTACAAGAGAGATACTGGAGTTAGTCGCAGACAAAATAGAATAA
- a CDS encoding cytosolic Fe-S cluster assembly factor CFD1: MADLIETPVSRRLSSVKNIIIVLSGKGGVGKSSSSVQLALSLLAQSPTNRVGLIDLDITGPSLPRMVGLDTPTATVHQSSAGWVPVYVDQGRRLGVMSIGFLLKDRGDSVVWRGPKKDGMIRQFLSEVRWGDLDYLIIDTPPGTSDEHISLVTHLHPLFTPTVSNPTTPTSILISTPQTTALNDTLKSLSFTRKLSLPVMGLVENMAGYVCPCCGEISDTFGKGGGEAMAHREGVGFLGRVPIDTVLVSLLDAVSKGEVLGEGAVEHSSDEATEGQTNSSTEHFPLLDKYLETASSKVWKDITQKLVDKIEQRKLDIHANLESSSRKPTTA; the protein is encoded by the exons ATGGCGGACCTAATAGAGACACCGGTATCTCGCAGACTGTCATCTGTGAAAAATATTATCATAGTCCTCTCGGGGAAGG GCGGAGTAGGCAAgtcttcgtcctctgtGCAGCTCGCTTTGTCTCTTTTGGCGCAGTCTCCCACGAATCGTGTTGGCCTCATAGATCTCGATATAACGGGTCCCTCGCTTCCGCGCATGGTCGGACTCGATACCCCCACAGCCACTGTTCACCAATCATCAGCCGGCTGGGTGCCTGTATACGTGGACCAAGGAAGACGGCTGGGTGTTATGAGTATTGGATTCTTGTTAAAGGATAGAGGTGATAGTGTGGTTTGGAGAGGACCGAAAAAAGACGGAATGATCAGGCAGTTCTTGTCAGAAGTTAGATGGGGAGACTTGGATTACCTTATCATCGATACTCCACCAG GAACCTCGGACGAACACATTTCCCTTGtaactcatcttcatcccctttTTACGCCTACCGTGTCCAATCCCACAACGCCGACAAGTATCCTCATTTCCACTCCTCAAACAACAGCCTTAAATGACACCCTCaaatctctctctttcacccGCAAGCTGTCTTTACCAGTCATGGGCCTCGTAGAGAACATGGCGGGATATGTGTGCCCTTGCTGCGGTGAAATTAGTGACACATTCGGAAAGGGCGGTGGGGAAGCCATGGCTCATAGGGAAGGAGTAGGATTCTTGGGGAGGGTGCCAATTGATACGGTGCTGGTCTCGTTGTTGGATGCGGTcagcaaaggagaagtaCTAGGGGAGGGGGCGGTGGAACACTCATCCGACGAGGCCACAGAAGGGCAAACAAATAGCAGCACAGAACATTTTCCATTACTCGACAAATATCTTGAAACGGCATCCTCAAAAGTTTGGAAAGATATCACCCAGAAGCTCGTGGATAAGATTGAGCAGCGCAAGTTAGATATCCATGCTAACCTTGAGTCTTCATCAAGAAAACCAACTACCGCATAA